In Stigmatopora nigra isolate UIUO_SnigA chromosome 11, RoL_Snig_1.1, whole genome shotgun sequence, the following proteins share a genomic window:
- the rabl3 gene encoding rab-like protein 3 has translation MASLDRVKVLVLGDSGVGKSSLVHLLCQNQVLGNPSWTVGCSVDVRVEDYKEGTPEEKTFYIELWDVGGSVGSASSIKSTRAVFYNSVNGIILVHDLTNKKSSQNLYRWSLEALNKDSSPTGVIVSNGDYDREQFAENPVPLLLIGTKFDQIAETKRSEVLTRTAFLSEDFNAEEINLDCTNLRYLAAGTSNAVKLSRFFDKVIEKRYFTRDPSQMAGFTDRKRFNFKSLHYD, from the exons ATGGCTTCTCTTGATAGAGTAAAAGTGCTAGTTTTAGGCGATTCCG GTGTAGGGAAGTCCTCCTTAGTCCATCTTTTGTGTCAAAACCAGGTTTTAGGGAATCCATCCTGGACTGTTGGATGCTCAGTAGATGTACGG GTTGAAGACTACAAAGAAGGAACCCCGGAAGAAAAGACCTTCTACATTGAACTATGGGATGTCGGGGGTTCGGTCGGCAGCGCCAGCAGTATCAAAAGCACCAGAGCTGTCTTTTATAATTCAGTCAATG GAATTATTTTAGTACACGATCTGACGAATAAAAAATCCTCTCAGAATCTCTATCGGTGGTCGCTGGAAGCTTTAAATAAGGATTCGTCACCAACTGGGGTCATTGTCTCAAATGG TGACTATGACCGTGAACAGTTTGCAGAGAATCCAGTGCCATTGCTCCTCATTGGCACCAAGTTTGACCAGATTGCAGAGACCAAACGGAGTGAAGTTCTTACCCGAACTGCTTTCTTGTCTGAAGACTTCAACGCAGAGGAGATCAATCTT GACTGCACCAATCTACGATACTTGGCTGCCGGCACCTCTAATGCAGTGAAACTGAGCCGATTCTTTGACAAG GTGATTGAAAAGAGATATTTCACAAGAGATCCAAGTCAG ATGGCAGGTTTCACCGACCGAAAGCGCTTCAATTTCAAGAGTTTGCACTATGACTGA
- the gtf2e1 gene encoding general transcription factor IIE subunit 1: MMEPELLTEVPAALKRLAKMVVRGFYGVEHALALDVLIRNPCVREEDMLELLKFDRKQLRSVLNTLKADKFVKCRMRVETAPDGKTTRHNYYFINYRVLVNVVKYKLDHMRRRIETDERDSTNRASFRCPCCFSTFTDLEANQLFDPMTGTFRCTFCQTEVEEDESVCPDARTLVARFNEQIEPIYVLLRETEDVNLSHDLLEPEPTEIPALKQSRERNAAAAANAASGPHREAWSNKGSSYADLYTQNVVINMEAQDDLQKQANEATATKERPVWLTQSTVQGAYNEMDMLKNRGDNVAGIQDGAGQPGAGLSEENEEVMRALLIHEKRAVPAPGGGGANTATRGLASTTANASDSESDTSESDDEAPSGPPPHIAAAAPVRVAEEEEDDDDDFEEVGDEPMVMVGGRPFSYREVSQRPELVEQMSAQEKEAYIEMGQKLFQDMYF, translated from the exons ATGATGGAGCCAGAACTCTTGACCGAGGTCCCTGCTGCACTGAAGCGTCTCGCCAAGATGGTAGTGAGGGGTTTCTACGGGGTCGAGCACGCCTTGGCCTTAGATGTGCTCATTCGCAACCCGTGCGTCCGTGAGGAAGACATGCTGGAGCTGCTCAAGTTTGACCGGAAACAACTGCGCTCTGTACTCAACACCTTGAAAGCTGATAAGTTTGTCAAGTGTCGTATGAGAGTAGAGACGGCCCCAGATGGAAAGACAACGCGACATAACTACTACTTCATCAATTATAG AGTCTTAGTGAATGTGGTCAAGTACAAACTGGATCACATGAGACGACGTATAGAGACGGATGAACGAGATTCCACCAACCGTGCCTCATTCCGATGTCCCTGCTGCTTTTCTACTTTCACTGATCTTGAAGCCAATCAGCTCTTTGACCCCATGACag GTACATTCCGTTGCACATTCTGTCAGACGGAAGTAGAAGAAGATGAATCAGTGTGTCCCGATGCAAGGACATTGGTGGCACGATTTAATGAACAGATAGAGCCCATCTATGTGCTTCTCCGTGAGACAGAGGATGTGAACTTGTCTCACGATCTGTTGGAGCCTGAACCCACAGAGATCCCTGCTCTCAAGCAAAG TCGTGAACGCAACGCGGCGGCTGCTGCTAACGCTGCAAGTGGACCACACCGGGAAGCCTGGTCCAACAAAGGCTCATCCTACGCTGACCTTTACACACAAAATGTTGTCATCAATATGGAGGCGCAGGATGACCTACAAAAGCAAGCAAATGAGGCCACGGCAACCAAGGAGAGGCCTGTCTGGTTAACACAGAGCACTGTGCAGGGAGCTTACAACGAGATGGACATGCTCAAGAACC gtgGGGACAATGTGGCCGGCATCCAGGACGGAGCCGGTCAACCTGGAGCTGGCCTGTCCGAAGAAAACGAGGAAGTAATGCGTGCCCTTCTCATCCACGAGAAACGAGCTGTACCGGCACCAGGTGGAGGCGGAGCTAATACCGCCACCAGGGGGCTAGCATCCACCACTGCCAATGCGAGCGACTCCGAGAGCGACACCAGCGAATCCGACGACGAGGCGCCCTCCGGTCCTCCCCCTCACATAGCCGCTGCCGCTCCTGTGCGAGttgcggaggaggaggaggatgatgacgatgactTTGAGGAGGTAGGAGATGAGCCCATGGTGATGGTGGGAGGCCGACCGTTCTCTTATAGAGAAGTGAGCCAGAGGCCGGAGCTTGTAGAACAGATGTCTGCACAGGAGAAGGAAGCCTACATTGAAATGGGACAAAAACTATTCCAAGACATGTACTTTTGA